Part of the Virgibacillus necropolis genome, AAAATAGCAAAGAAAACAAGTGGCATGATTAACGTTTTTAATAATGCTACGAAACCACTCCCAACGATGTTGATCCAGTCCGCAGATCTAGCAATAACTTCTGAGGTTGAACCATACACAAACTGTAGGATAAGTCCGAGTACTATACCAACTACCAACGCCAGAGAAACGCGCTTACCAAACGAAACATACTTTTTCTGCATATAGAATAACCCAGAACAAATCAACAGGAACAAGGTAATGATTAATATAACATGAAATAATTCCATTATTTAATCTCCTTCCCAACTCTAACTAAGGATTCTTTTACTGCTCTTTCTATTCTTCTCAGGCCATCTTTTAGAACGTGTCGTGAGCAAGCAATATTAACTCTGGTAAATCCTTCACCACCTACGCCAAATGTATACCCTTCATCAAATGCTATCTTGGCTTTCTTTCGCATAAAGTCCTCAAGAGCTTTTCCATCCATACCAAGTTCACGACAGTCTAACCAAACAAGATATGTCCCTTCAGGAGGAATCACTTTGATTTCCTTCATATTCGTTTCAATAAACTCTGTTAATAAATTCAAATTTCCTTCTAAATAATCTACAAATTGATCAAACCACTCTTCTCCATATTTATAGGCATTTTCAACTGCAGTAATGCCAAAAGTATTTGATAGTCCTAGATAAAGTCTATCAATCATTTTTGTGAACTTATTTCGTAATTCTTTATTTGGAATAATGTTATTCGCCATTTGAACACCAGCTAGATTGAATGTTTTACTAGGTGCTGTACATGTAATGGAATTATCTGCAAACTTTCCTGAGATACTTGCAAAAGGTGTGTGGGTAGACCCTTTATAAACAATATCCATATGGGCTTCATCCGATACTACTAGCACGTCATTATCCATACAAATTTCCCCAAGTTTCATCAATTCTTCCTTCGACCAAACCCTGCCGACTGGATTATGTGGGTTACACAAAATAAGCATTTTAACATCTGTGTCCGCAACCATTTTTTCTAAGCCTTCGTAATCCATCTCATATCTTTCATTTTCAAGGTTAAGTGGATTTAACACTAACTCACGGTTGTTTTTTTCTATAACCTCTGTAAATGGTGTATATACAGGGGTTTGAATAATAATCTTATCCATCTCATCTGTGAAGGATTGTATAGCAATACTGAGAGCAGTCATTATCCCTGGCGTACAGCGAATCCACCTTTTCTCAACCGACCAATTGTGACGTCGCTCCACCCAATCTATAAATACCCCAAAGTAATCTTGTGATCTTGCAGTATACCCAAATATTCCATGGTCTGCCCTTGCTTTAATTGCATCAACAACAGGTTTGGGACACGCAAAATCCATATCAGCAATCCACATTGGTAGAATATCCTTATCACCGAATAACTTTTCCGTTTTATCCCACTTTACTGAATTCGTATTGTATCGATTTATTGCTTGATCAAAATCATATCTCATTAAAAGACCTCCTGTACGTTTTAATTATCCCGTTTTTAACTAGGTAGTTTTGGTCAAAATGTTACTGGAAATTTTTCTTTTGTCCAAGCTAAGTAACCACCTTTCACATTCATTACGTCTTTATATCCATTTGCCTGCATCAGGCTCGCGCCAATTGCTGACCGTGCACCAGAACGGCAATGTACAAGGTATGTTTTTCCTTGAGGTAAGTCATCCAGCGAATCTTCAAGCAGACTAAGCGTCTTATGATTAGCACCTTCAATTCTGCCTTCATCCCACTCTGATTGATTGCGAACATCAATCAGATGATATTGATCATTTTGCAATAAATCATGTACCTTTTGGACATTCACTTCTCCGTAGCTTTCTAAGCAGTCCTTATTTGCTAGTACAAATGATGGTTCAATGGAAGCGACAACACGATCCAGGCCAATGGAAGACAGACTTTTTCTTATCGCTTTCAGTTTTTGCTCCGTTGCGATAAGTACAATGTCCTGATCATAACCAATTAGCTCTCCTGCCCAATTTGCAAATGATTGATTAAATGGAATGTTGATGGTACCTTCAAAATGTGCCTTTGCAAATTCTGCAACTCTTCTTGTATCCAACAGAACCGTATTACCTCCGTATTTTACGAGCTCATCTGTCGTTTCTAACTTATCAATTTCTCCTTCGTTAACTAAAGGCGGCCCCATTTTATTCAGTTTTTTCATCATTGCAAAATATTTAGGGGGATTAGACTGACCCGCTAACAAAGTTTTAATAAAGTTCTCCTTGTTTTCTTCCTCCAAAGCCCAATTGTTTAATTTCTCATATCCAACTGTAGACATCGGAACTGCTCCAAGCGTCTTACCGCAGGCACTTCCAGCTCCATGCGCTGGCCATACCTGCATAAAATCAGGCAGTTGTTTAAATATCTGTAAAGATTGGAACATTTGACTTGCACCACTATATGAAGAACCGGCTATTCCAGCGGATTTTTCCAATAAATCAGGCCTGCCAATTTCTCCTACAAAGACGAAGTCTCCTGAAAAAACACCCATCGGTTGTGCAGAACCTGCACCTTTATCCGTTAGAATAAATGAAATACTTTCAGGTGTATGCCCGGGGGTATGCATAACCTTAAATTCAACAAGCCCTACTTCGAATGTGTAGGTATCTTTAAGCAACATATAGTCGACACCTTCTACTTGATGGTATTTCCAACTTTCATCTCCCTCATCTGACACATAAACAGTTGCGTTGTAATTCTCAGCGATTTCCCTAGAGCCAGAGAGGAAATCAGCATGAATATGTGTTTCAGCTGAAGCTATAATTTTAAATCTCTTTTGCTTTGCTATTTTCAAATATGGATCGATACAACGTGCAGGATCAATTACAATAGCTTCTCCTGTACGTTCACAGCCTACCATGTAAGACATTTGAGCTAAGCTTTCATCGAAAAATGAACGAAAAAACATGTTTATACCTCCATAAAGTCATTTATAATACAACGAAATAAGTCCCAATAAGTAAATACTTATTAATAAAACAATACATATTGAGCAATATTATTTTTTAGCTTTACATTAAATTATTAAATTTTATCTACTGAATATTGATAAACCCTATAACTATATTGTAATAATTTTGAAGAACGGAAATTGACTCTATTAATGCAAAGGAAATTCTTCTACCTCCCCTGAGTTCTTTTCACCATCTCATTGACGGCGCTTTCATTTACTTTATTAAAGTTATTTTCATTCTTTTGAACTCCGTAAAAAATAACTCACCTTCCCCGAGAACTTTACTCCCTTCATTTTCTTGTTTTTAAGAATCAAAATATAACTAAATTTCAATTTATTTAATGATAGCAAACTATTAACGTTTTGAATAATTGTTTTATTTTATAGGGTATAAATAAAATTTTACTTGGCATAGAAGATATGTAAAAAACTAACATTAGGTAATTTATCGTGATACATAATGGAAAGGAATTAAGGAGTTTGAAAGTAATCGTAAAAAATTTTAATTAAAGAGAAGGTATAATTTAAAAAAGCTTTAGAGAGAATTTCTCCAAAGCGTATTTATTGGGTGTTTTGTATTAGGTTGTGAAAAGGCCAATATCTGAAAGGGTTGGAGTGATTTTACATAATAAGATAATATTTAATTTACAGCAGTGGACTCGATGCGAGACTACTGTTGGAAAAGCAAGCAGGTGAAACCCCGCGGTGAGCGGTTTGTGCTTATGTCCAGCTCCAACACCAAGACACTTGAGACATAAGCAGTTCGCTTCCATGCGGGAAATACATCTGCAACTAAAAGCCGTATTGCGACTCACGAATCTTCTCATATGTCTCCGCTAAGACAACAGTATCCTCTACCAATCGATTAATACGGAAAAATACATCATCATTGATAATTTCTTTTCGGTGGAAATCTTTCTCCTCAATGAATACATACGTTTGAACAATTTGTGCCTTCATGTAAGCCAAAATCGGTTTTAATTGGTTTTCCGCAATTAAGAAATGCCTTGCAGAACCAGCTGTCACAATCATGCTGACAACTTTGTCCATAAACGCATTTACAGGAAGTAAATCAAATACATTCTTCAACGTCGCTGGTATTGATGCTTGAAAAATAGGTGTTCCGATAATAATGGCATCTGCTTCCATGATTGTTTGCGCTACATATTTTGTGTCACCTTCATATTCTAAATAATTGCGGCCATCACTAAACTGAACGTCATATTCAGCTAAATCAATTAATGTCACTTCAATATCTGGATATTTTTCCTTAAGATATTTAAGCGTGTAGTTTATTGCCGTTCTTGTTTTCGACCCGACGTTTGAACCAGATAAACCGACTACCTTCATTTCCTATGCCCCCCTAGTTCTTTGCTGTATATTTCTTAATTGCTGGTAAAATTTCGGTACCGATCAATTCAATGTTTTTCTGTAAGCGATCAAAGGGAACGCCACCGAAATCGATTTGGGCAATATAACGCTGGTGACCAAATACCTCGTGCTGATAAAGAATTTTTTCTATAATTTCCTGTGGACTACCGATATTCATGACATTATGCGGATCTACGCCCTGAGCAAAGTGTTGCTTTGCAAAGCCTTGTCCGTTCGTCCGCTTCATCCCCTCATTGATGTGCGGATACATTTCTTTTAAAGCCTGCTGTGATGTTTCAGCTGCATAGAAAAAGCCAGCCGTGGCAACAGGTAGCTCAGACGAATTAAAGCCACTATCTTGCGCGGCCTCACGATAAGCATCAATCGTCCGTTTAAAAACACTAACTGGTCCACCCAAATGCGCCATGAACATGGGAACACCAGCATAACCCGCTTTAATTGCACTAGCAGGTGATCCACCGACAGCACGCCAAATCGGTAGTGAGCCATTTTGTGGACGCGGAAGCACCTTCGCATTTTTTAATGAGGCACGAAATTCTCCATTCCAATTTACAACTTCTTCTTCGTTAATTTTTCGCAGGAGATCAAATTTTTCCTCAAACAACTCTTCATAATCACGCACAT contains:
- a CDS encoding MBL fold metallo-hydrolase gives rise to the protein MFFRSFFDESLAQMSYMVGCERTGEAIVIDPARCIDPYLKIAKQKRFKIIASAETHIHADFLSGSREIAENYNATVYVSDEGDESWKYHQVEGVDYMLLKDTYTFEVGLVEFKVMHTPGHTPESISFILTDKGAGSAQPMGVFSGDFVFVGEIGRPDLLEKSAGIAGSSYSGASQMFQSLQIFKQLPDFMQVWPAHGAGSACGKTLGAVPMSTVGYEKLNNWALEEENKENFIKTLLAGQSNPPKYFAMMKKLNKMGPPLVNEGEIDKLETTDELVKYGGNTVLLDTRRVAEFAKAHFEGTINIPFNQSFANWAGELIGYDQDIVLIATEQKLKAIRKSLSSIGLDRVVASIEPSFVLANKDCLESYGEVNVQKVHDLLQNDQYHLIDVRNQSEWDEGRIEGANHKTLSLLEDSLDDLPQGKTYLVHCRSGARSAIGASLMQANGYKDVMNVKGGYLAWTKEKFPVTF
- a CDS encoding LLM class flavin-dependent oxidoreductase gives rise to the protein MEKYRIDPSKGMEFGIYTLGDHLPNPLTGERISAKQRIHELIEYAKLADQAGIDFFSVGESHQEYFATQAHAVVLSAIAQATENIKIASSSTIISTSDPVRVYENFATLDLISGGRAEIVAGRASRIGLFDLLGYNVRDYEELFEEKFDLLRKINEEEVVNWNGEFRASLKNAKVLPRPQNGSLPIWRAVGGSPASAIKAGYAGVPMFMAHLGGPVSVFKRTIDAYREAAQDSGFNSSELPVATAGFFYAAETSQQALKEMYPHINEGMKRTNGQGFAKQHFAQGVDPHNVMNIGSPQEIIEKILYQHEVFGHQRYIAQIDFGGVPFDRLQKNIELIGTEILPAIKKYTAKN
- a CDS encoding MalY/PatB family protein; the encoded protein is MRYDFDQAINRYNTNSVKWDKTEKLFGDKDILPMWIADMDFACPKPVVDAIKARADHGIFGYTARSQDYFGVFIDWVERRHNWSVEKRWIRCTPGIMTALSIAIQSFTDEMDKIIIQTPVYTPFTEVIEKNNRELVLNPLNLENERYEMDYEGLEKMVADTDVKMLILCNPHNPVGRVWSKEELMKLGEICMDNDVLVVSDEAHMDIVYKGSTHTPFASISGKFADNSITCTAPSKTFNLAGVQMANNIIPNKELRNKFTKMIDRLYLGLSNTFGITAVENAYKYGEEWFDQFVDYLEGNLNLLTEFIETNMKEIKVIPPEGTYLVWLDCRELGMDGKALEDFMRKKAKIAFDEGYTFGVGGEGFTRVNIACSRHVLKDGLRRIERAVKESLVRVGKEIK
- a CDS encoding NADPH-dependent FMN reductase; amino-acid sequence: MKVVGLSGSNVGSKTRTAINYTLKYLKEKYPDIEVTLIDLAEYDVQFSDGRNYLEYEGDTKYVAQTIMEADAIIIGTPIFQASIPATLKNVFDLLPVNAFMDKVVSMIVTAGSARHFLIAENQLKPILAYMKAQIVQTYVFIEEKDFHRKEIINDDVFFRINRLVEDTVVLAETYEKIRESQYGF